The Rhizobium leguminosarum DNA segment TTCCGGGCCGTTCAGCAGCTGTTTGACACCGACATTTTCGAGTGCCGGAACGCGGCCGAGCGCCTGTTCCATGATCTGCTCGAAATGGTCGAAATTACTGTCCAGCAGCGTGTAGTGGAAACCTTCGGGGATCCCGTCTTTCGCCCAGGCAATGGGGTTCGGCTCGTAGCCGCCCATGACGATGCCGCCAACCTCCTCCTTGTAGTAGGTCAGGCGATCGGGATCGCGCAGCGTCGGCAGGTTGGAGGGCACGCCGAAGGATTCGGTGATGATGTATTGATGCTCGACGGAGACCAGCGGCACGTTGACGCCGAAACGGGCAGCGAAGGCGCGCGTCCATTGGCCGGCGCAGACGACGACGCGCTCGCATTCGATCCGCCCCTGCGCCGTGACGACGGCGCGGATCCTTCCTTTGTCGATCTCGAGATCGAGAACTTCGGTATCCTCGAAGATCGAAACACCAGACATCCGGGCGCCCTTCGCCAGCGCCTGAGTGATGTCGGAGGGATTGGCCTGGCCGTCTGTGGGAAGGAAGGCGGCCCCTACCAGATCATCGACCGTCATCAACGGCCAGAGATCGAAGGCTTCCTGCGGCGTCAGCAATTGCATTTCGAGGCCGAAGGACTGGGCGGTAGTCGCCTGGCGCCTGACCTCCGTCCAGCGCTCCTCGTTGCAGGCAAGCCGCAGGCCGCCATTCATCTTCCAGCCGGTGCCGAGGCCGGTTTCCTCCTCCAGCCGTTTGTAGAGATCGACGGAATAACCGAGCAGCTGGGTGATGTTGGCGCTGGTGCGCAGCTGGCCAACGAGGCCGGCGGCATGGAAAGTGGTGCCTGATGTCAGCTTCTTGCGCTCCAAGAGGACGGTATCGGTCCAGCCGAGCTTGCCGAGATGATAGGCCGTCGAGCAGCCGATGATGCCGCCGCCGATGACCACGGCTTTTGCCGTCTTCGGTAATTCCTTCGTCATTTATTGTTCCTGCTCAAAGGCTTGATAGGCGCGTTCGAAGCGCGCGAGATTTTCGGCCGTATAGCCGGAATAGTCGAAATCGATGGTGGAATGGATTTCCGAAATCATGCTCCAGAGCGTCTCGCGCAGCAGCGAGGCGCATTTCATCGCGCCGTAGCGCCGGCTGAGGTCATCGGTCAGCGGCCGGTCGAAATAGGTCTTCAGCATCATGCGCTCAGCCACTTCCGACAGTTCGTTGTTGGAGGCCAGTCCGCCGAGATCGAACAGCGGCGTGTTGAAGCCAGCATAGTCCCAGTCGATCAGCCAGAGCCGCTTGCCGTCATCAAGAAAGTTCGCGGCCAGCAGGTCGTTATGCCCGAAGGCGATCTCGAACGGCCCTGCCGCTGCTTCCAGCGTCTCAGCCCTGGCGATTAGCGTCGGCAGCAGCGGGAGATAGGGACTGCCCGACTCCTTCAGACTGGCAGCGTAGTCGCGGATGACGTGGAAGACCCAGAAGATCATCGCCTGGCCGCGGAAATGCCGGGCGATGTCGTGATGGCAGGCACGGATGAGCGGAACGATCCGGGCGAGCATATCAGGCGTCCTGACATCCTCCGGCGAAAGCGCTCGCGCTTCGATATATTCGAGCACCAGCACGCCGGGCGAATGGTGGATGACGGCAGGCGATATGCCGGCGGCATGCGCCGCACGGCTTGCGGCAAGCTCGTTCTGGCGGCTGATGTGATGGATCGGAATATCGGTGCCGAGCCTCACCACACAGCGCGCGACGGCGTCGCTGACCAGATAGTTCCGGTTGGTGATGCCGCCTGAGATCGGCGAGATTTCGATCGGGCCCTGCCAAATGCCGAGCGCATGAATCCTATCTTCAGGCGTCATGCATCATCCCCCGGAGCATGATGCCGAAAAGTGTGAGCGGTTTTCGGACGACATCATGCTCTAACTATTTAAGCTAGAACAGGATTCATCCTGTTCCAACGGCCCCATCCGGAAATGATGGGGCAGAGGGGGATCGGCTGTCAAGAAGGGCGGTTAGATCGTTTTGCCAGCGGCATCGAAGACGTGACAGCGGGCCGGATCGAAGGAAGTCTTCACATTGGCGCCGCGCTCGACCTTCTGCTGGCCGTCGAGCGCAACGGTCAGGAGCTGGCTATCGGGCGTCGTGGTGTAAAGCATGGTGGCGCCGCCGAGATTTTCGACGAGATCGATGTTGACGGTCGACAGTGCGATGGCGCCCTCGGCGAGGGAAAGATGCTCGGGACGGATGCCGAAGGTGACGTCCTGGCCTGCCTCGCCTTTCAGTCGGCGCGGCAGGCGAACCGAATTGCCGCAGACATGGATGCTGGTTTCCGTCTCGCCGACCTGCTCGATGCGGGCCCGCAGGAAATTCATTTTCGGGCTGCCGATGAAGCCGGCGACAAAGCGGTTGGCCGGGTTGTTGTAGAGATCGAGGGGCGCGCCGACCTGCTCGATGCGGCCGGAGTTGAGCACCACGATCTTGTCGGCCATCGTCATGGCTTCGACCTGGTCATGGGTGACATAGATCATCGTGTTGCCGAGCTGCCGGTGCAGGCGCGAAATCTCGACGCGCATCTGCACGCGCAATTCGGCATCGAGGTTCGACAGCGGTTCGTCGAACAGGAAGATGCGCGGCTCGCGCACGATGGCCCGGCCGATCGCGACACGCTGACGCTGGCCGCCGGAGAGCGCCTTCGGCTTGCGCTCCAGCAGCTTCTCGATCTGCAGGATCTCGGCGGCGCGTTTGACCTTCGGCTGGATCTCGGCCTTCTTGTAACCCGCAGTCTCCAGGCCGAAGGCGAGGTTCTTGTAGACCGACATATGGGGATAGAGGGCGTAGGACTGGAAGACCATGGCGATGCCGCGCTTGGCGGGCGCCACCTCGTTCATGCGCTCGTTGTCGAGCAGCAGCCCGCCGCCCGATATTTCCTCGAGACCGGCGATCATGCGCAGAAGGGTCGATTTTCCGCAGCCGGAGGGACCGACGAAAACGACGAATTCGCCGGGATCGATCGTCAGGTCGATGCCATGGATCACATCCATCGCGCCGTAGCGCTTCTCGACCTTCTGAAGAACGACACTGGTTGCCATCTTCTCAAAACCCTCTCGTTTTATTTATCGGTTACTTCGTTCTTGCGCGCCAATCGGCGTATTTCGGACTATCGGGGCCGACCGGCAGCGGCACTTCGGCGCCGCTATCGGAAGACTGGTAGATGGCGGTGACGAGTTCCAGCGCCCGGCGTGCATCCACCGTCGTCACCGGCAGCGGCCCATGGCCGCTGAGGAAGGCGTGGAACTGGCCCATCTGGGTGGTGAAACGCGGCGCGACCGGCTGCCAATCGCTGACCACCCGGTCGATCCGTTGCTGGACGTCGTCATTCGCCGCGATAATCTTCCAGGGATCCTTGCCTGGTGTGTAGGGCGCGTGGTTGCTTTCGAACGTGACGTTCTCGAAGTGCAGCCTCAGCCGGCTCAACTGTTCCTGCGAACCCAGCGTGCAGGACAGCGAGACAAAGGCGCCGCTTTCCATCAGCAGGCTGGCGGAGGCGCAATCCTCGACCTCGATATCGTTGACGCGGGTGGCGACACGGCCGAAGACCCTTGCCGCCGGGCCCATCAGATGCATCATCATGTCGTGCAGATGCAGCGCATGGGTGACGAGCACGCCGCCGAGTTCCGTCGCCCATTTGCCGCGCCAGGGCACGGCGTAATATTCCGGCTTACGCAGCCAGAAGGTTTCGACCGAGGCCGTATAGGCTTTGCCGGCAATACCGGCGTCGATGATCCGCTTGGCCTTCTGGATGCCGTCGCCGTAGCGATACTGGAAGATTGGCATCAGCACGCCTTTGGCGGCTTTCTCCGCTGCCATGATGGTATCGACGGCGGCAAGCGAGCCGGTCAGCGGCTTTTCGCAAACGACATGTTTGCCGGCGGCAAGGGCAGCCACCACCTGTTCCAGATGGATGCCTGGAGGGGTGCAAATATCGATGATGTCGATCGTGTCGTCGGCGAGCAACTCCGCAAAGGAGGTGGTGCGCCGTTCGATGCCGAACTCGTCGCCGACTGCCGCCAGGCGCTCTCCGTTCAGGTCGCAGATCGCCACGACCTTGAACTTGTCGGCATGTGGCAGATAACCCTCGACAATGTGGGATCGGCCGATACCGCAGCCGACGATCGCAACCGTTTTGATGCTCATGTCACTCTTTCCCGTGACCGCCATCAACGCTTCATGCCCGTCGTGGCGATGCCCTCGATCAGCAGGCGCTGGAAGAACAGGAAGAAGAAGAACACCGGCACGAGCGTCAGCGTCGACATGGCGAACAAGCCGCCCCAATCCGATGCGCTGGTGGAATCCACGAAGGTGCGCAGGCCGAGCTGGATCGTATAGGTGTTCATGTCGTTCAGGTAGATCAGCGGCCCGAAGAAATCGTCCCAGGTCCAGATGAAGGAGAAGATCGCAGCCGTTGCCAGCACCGGCAGCGACAGCGGCAGCATGATCTTCCAGTAGATGCGCCAGGCGCTGCAGCCGTCCATCATCGCGGCTTCGTCGAGTTCGCGCGGGATGCCGCGGAAGAACTGTACCATCAGGAAGATGAAGAAGGCATCGCTTGCCAGGAACTTCGGCACGACGAGCGGCAGAATGGTATTGACCCAGCCGAGGTTGAGGAAGAGCACATATTGCGGGATCAGCGTCACGTGATAGGGGATCATCAGCGTGCCGAGCATGATCGCGAACCAGAAATTGCGGCCGGCAAAACGCAGCCGGGCAAAGGCGAAGGCCGTCAGCGAACAGGCGATGACATTGCCCGCCACCACCAGCAGCGAGATGACGAGTGAATTCCAGAAGAACCGGCCGAAGCTGACATCGAGGCCGACCCAGCCGCGGGCATAGGAGGAGAAATCGATCGACGACGGGATGAGCGAGGTCGACGAGAAGATCTCGGTTTCCGGCCTGACCGATGCCGAAACCATCCACAACAGCGGATAGACCATGAGAAGCGAAGCGGCAATCAGCAGGGCGTGGATGATGAGCGACGCCGGCAGGCTGCGTTTGGTGATATCCGATGGCGGCCTGGCCGCGGTGACGGAAGCGGTCATCTCAGTCATCGTAATGCACCCAATAACGCGAGGTCAGGAAGGAGAAAGCGGTGAAAACGGCGATGATCAGCACCAGGATCCAGGCGAGCGCCGAGGCATAGCCC contains these protein-coding regions:
- a CDS encoding carbohydrate ABC transporter permease produces the protein MTEMTASVTAARPPSDITKRSLPASLIIHALLIAASLLMVYPLLWMVSASVRPETEIFSSTSLIPSSIDFSSYARGWVGLDVSFGRFFWNSLVISLLVVAGNVIACSLTAFAFARLRFAGRNFWFAIMLGTLMIPYHVTLIPQYVLFLNLGWVNTILPLVVPKFLASDAFFIFLMVQFFRGIPRELDEAAMMDGCSAWRIYWKIMLPLSLPVLATAAIFSFIWTWDDFFGPLIYLNDMNTYTIQLGLRTFVDSTSASDWGGLFAMSTLTLVPVFFFFLFFQRLLIEGIATTGMKR
- a CDS encoding phosphotransferase, with the translated sequence MTPEDRIHALGIWQGPIEISPISGGITNRNYLVSDAVARCVVRLGTDIPIHHISRQNELAASRAAHAAGISPAVIHHSPGVLVLEYIEARALSPEDVRTPDMLARIVPLIRACHHDIARHFRGQAMIFWVFHVIRDYAASLKESGSPYLPLLPTLIARAETLEAAAGPFEIAFGHNDLLAANFLDDGKRLWLIDWDYAGFNTPLFDLGGLASNNELSEVAERMMLKTYFDRPLTDDLSRRYGAMKCASLLRETLWSMISEIHSTIDFDYSGYTAENLARFERAYQAFEQEQ
- a CDS encoding ABC transporter ATP-binding protein, which translates into the protein MATSVVLQKVEKRYGAMDVIHGIDLTIDPGEFVVFVGPSGCGKSTLLRMIAGLEEISGGGLLLDNERMNEVAPAKRGIAMVFQSYALYPHMSVYKNLAFGLETAGYKKAEIQPKVKRAAEILQIEKLLERKPKALSGGQRQRVAIGRAIVREPRIFLFDEPLSNLDAELRVQMRVEISRLHRQLGNTMIYVTHDQVEAMTMADKIVVLNSGRIEQVGAPLDLYNNPANRFVAGFIGSPKMNFLRARIEQVGETETSIHVCGNSVRLPRRLKGEAGQDVTFGIRPEHLSLAEGAIALSTVNIDLVENLGGATMLYTTTPDSQLLTVALDGQQKVERGANVKTSFDPARCHVFDAAGKTI
- a CDS encoding Gfo/Idh/MocA family protein yields the protein MAVTGKSDMSIKTVAIVGCGIGRSHIVEGYLPHADKFKVVAICDLNGERLAAVGDEFGIERRTTSFAELLADDTIDIIDICTPPGIHLEQVVAALAAGKHVVCEKPLTGSLAAVDTIMAAEKAAKGVLMPIFQYRYGDGIQKAKRIIDAGIAGKAYTASVETFWLRKPEYYAVPWRGKWATELGGVLVTHALHLHDMMMHLMGPAARVFGRVATRVNDIEVEDCASASLLMESGAFVSLSCTLGSQEQLSRLRLHFENVTFESNHAPYTPGKDPWKIIAANDDVQQRIDRVVSDWQPVAPRFTTQMGQFHAFLSGHGPLPVTTVDARRALELVTAIYQSSDSGAEVPLPVGPDSPKYADWRARTK